GATCATCGTCACGAGCGGACGTGGTTTCATGTTCATGAGCGGTATTCCTTTGCTGATCTGTCGATCATTGCTGATATCTGGGGTATTAGAACTAGCTACGATGGTCACGTATCACAGCCATGACCAAACGTACAAAACCATAAAGCATCAAGAGTAGCGCCAAAGACGTCCAAATAATATAAGCACGACGCGGATACAATGCCTCTTCCGCCTCATAAGGCGTTGAGATGACAATCAGGTTTTTCATCTTTTTAAAGGCTTCTAAGCGTGCCTTTTCAAGCGATGATAGTGATAGTTTGTATAACTCGGTAGCAAAATCGACATCCGCTTTAATCGTTTCAAACTGCACGGCTTGACGGTTAAGCTTGGTGGTGTTCGGTGAGGTCAGTTTGGTTTGCTCTTGGCGAATTTGCTCTTCAACCGCTTTTATCTGGCTTCTTAACGACACCACTTGTGGCGCATCAGGATTCAAATAGCTGAGCAGTTGGCGCTCTTCAGTACGCAGTGAGCTTAATTGTGCCTGTAAGCTGCCAATCAGTTGGTTCACTATCTGCGCATTGGCTTGCGGATCATAAATCTCATTGGTGTTTTGATAAGTAAGCAGCTGCTCTTTCGCTTCGTTTAAGCGATCTTGCGATTCATCTAGCTGAGTCTCAGCGAACACCAACTGATCGCGAGCAACCTCTTGCGAGATACGGTTCACAAACTGCTCAGACTCACCTAAGATGGCTTTATTAAGCTCAAAAGCATAAGCGGAGTCAAAGGCTTCTGTTGAGACCGATAAAATATAGCTTTGCTCATCAAGATTAATATGCACCCGCTTTTTGAAGTACTCAAGCAGTTCTTCTTGTGAAGCTTCTGGATCTATCTCGTTAATAGGGTCTGAGCCATCAACATGATAAGCCTCACGAAACTTGAATTTATTATCAAGACGTTTGACCATATCATTAGACAAGATATATTCTGTCAGATAGGTCGCATCTTCTTTACTGGTACTATTTACACCCAATAGAGCCGATAGACCACCACCAGCTGGCACGCCCGACTCACTAACTTGTTTCACCACCACTTCAGCGGTTGATATAAAGCGTGGATGTGCAAGTGTCATCACATAAAAGATCACCAGCACCCAAGGGAGGATCACCAAGCCGATAAACAGCGAGAAGTTAATGATCTTATTTTTTTGCTTTGTGGACATGCTCTTCATATACTTCAATCGCTTCTTTTGTATCGTTAAACACATGTGCTGTTTGATCCATTAACACAATACCAATATCGCAGTTACGCTTAATGTCACCAATATTATGCGACACTATCAAAAACCCTGCTTGCTCACGGCGAGCCGCAAGAATCGCTTCACTGCGCTTTCGGAATGCAGCATCACCCACAGCGCCAGCCTCATCAAGCATATAATAATCAAAATCAAACGCTAAACTTAAACCAAAGGTTAAGCGTGCCTTCATACCTGATGAGTAGCTTTTAACCGGCATGTCAAAGTAATTGCCAATATCAGCAAACTCTTCAACAAAGCGAATCTTTTCGTCAATGTAAGGACCGCTAGAGTAAAGACGACAAACAAAACGGACGTTTTGGCGACCAGTCAAACTGCCTTGGAAGCCCCCTGCCACGCCTACTGGCCATGATATCGTTGAGTCAGTGATGATCTCACCATGATCTGGCTCATCAAGCCCGCAAATAATACGCAGCAACGTTGATTTACCCGCGCCATTACGGCCGAGCAAACCAACACTTTGTTTATCACCAATGGTCAGGTTTAAATCTTTAAATAGATAATGCCGACCTTGCTTGGTCATAAATGATTTAGAAATATTTCTAATTTCAATCAATTACTTACCTTTGTTATATCTTATACGATTAAACCTAACGAGAGCGAATCATGTCGCGCTCAGCTTATTTATAGAGCAATAACCCGAAAAAATTTACCGCGAACATCCACTTTAAAAAATACCCTATATCTACATGGTAGACGGGATAGTTAGGAGCAAATGCGTGACGTATCAGCTCAATATTATGAATAAATGGGTTATAGAGCAGATAACTAAAGTAAGGCTCAGGAATAATATGGATAGGATAAATAATACCTGAGGTAAAATATAATATAGTAAAAAATATTGTAATTACCTTTGATATTTCACCGCCATAGAATCCAACTACCATCATAATTAATGCAACGCCAAAACTGAATATAAAGAGGGTAGCCCAACAAAATAAGACAATGTGTAGGTTTTCTAAACTGGCATATATATCAAAAAAAGCCAAGCCAAATAGTAATAATATTGAAGTGAAAAAATAAATAACCAGTTCTAAGAAAGAACGCGCAATAATCACATCAATGTGCTTAATTGAGCGATACATTAATAAGCCTTTATTAGCTTCAACTGCTCCCAAAGCTCTTGTTGCTATCTTTTGGAACATCCGGAACGGAACCATGCCAGCGACTAAAAACAATGAAAAATCCATTCCAGGTACTAAGCGCTCACGAATGGCACCAAATATCACAAGGAAAATCAGTACTTGAAAAAGAACTTCTAACGGCGCCCATAGGTAGCCCAAACGATAGCCACCAAAGCGCGTCTGCAGCTCTCGCATCAGCAAAGCATGAAATGCTGCGCCCATGACTTTGAGGCCACTACGGCGCTTAACAGGACGATAAGGAGGGAGCTGTATAGACATAGCGTTACAGGACTTCACTAAAAATAGTCCCTATGATAAGTAAGCGGGACATAAGTTACAACAATTAATCTGTGAGTAAACAGATAAACCTATGATTTAGCAAGAAATGAGTAAGTTTAAGAGGGACAGGCGCGAGTCAGTTTTTAGACCATATCACTATTACACGTTGTCTTTAGCGGTTTTCTTTAGGCAAAAAAAAACCAATCGCAAAGGATTGGGTTTTTAAGTAGTATGAGCTACTACGATATAAATGGTGGCGATGGAGAGACTTGAACTCTCGACCTCACGATTATGAGTCGTGCGCTCTAACCAGCTGAGCTACATCGCCATTTAAGGCTCGGTATAATACCGATACAGGTGACTATCGTCAACCCCTAAACAGCATTATTTCAAAAAAACTTATTATTTTTATCAAAATAACGTCTAACCAACATTCACAGTCTGTAATCAGCGATTAAAAACCGAATGCTTTGATAGCTATTGCTGCTGTCTTTATGCATTAAACTTTAAATACTAAAAAAGGTTTGGTAAACCGATAAGCCGGGTTCTGTCGTGGACGATCATTCCTCTAGGCGTATCATCGCTAATACGCTCAAGCAACCTACCCGCATCGAACGCGGGCCGCGCCATGCCGATGCCTATTTGGTCTTGCTACGCGTGGAGTTTACCGTGCCGTGAAATGTTGCCATCCACGCGGTGCGCTCTTACCGCACCCTTTCACCCTTACCCTGCTTACGCAAGGCGGTCTACTCTCTGCTGCACTGGTCGTCGGGTTACCCCGCCCAGCCGTTAGCTGGCACGCTGCCCTATGTAGCCCGGACTTTCCTCCCCTGCCACTGTTGCCAGTGTGCAGCGGCGATCGCCTAGTCTACCAAGCGGGCTAGTATAGCAAACCTAATACCTGTGTGGAAACTTCTTTTGGGGTTATTTGTATTTTGTGGATGCCTATTACACAGAGTTATTGACCAGTGATACGTTTGTACTTTGCTAATAAGTCACTTTCGGTCTCGATGTGATTGGGATCTTGAGGGATACAATCTATTGGACAAATCACCACGCATTGCGGTTCATCAAAATGTCCAACGCACTCCGTACACAGATCAGGGTCGATAACATAGATATCTTCCCCTTCTGAGATTGCCTCATTGGGGCAGACAGGCTCGCATACGTCACAATTGATGCATTCGTCAGTGATCAACAGTGCCATGATCTGCTCCTTATGATTTGGTTTATTGAGTCGTGTGATTAAGTAGTCTTATTTAATAACACTATTTTATTTAAAAACACTATAGTCCGTTAATCAAAATAGTCCGTCAGCCAAAATGCCACTAACGAATTTTAAATATTTAGTCTTTTATCGAACCCAATTTTTCTGTAAAGGCATGAGCGACACAAGGCGGCACGAATTTGTTGATATCACCGCCAAGCTTGGCAATTTCACGAATCATGGTCGATGAGATAAACGAGTAATTCTGTGACGGGGTCAAAAATACCGCCTCAAAATTTTCATCGAGCTCACGGTTCATATTAGCCAGTTGAAACTCATACTCAAAATCCGACATCGCACGCAGACCGCGTAATACCGCAGTGGCGTTTTTTTCGCGCATAAAGTCCACTAACAGACCTTCAAAGCCAATTACTGATACTTGCGGTAAATCAGCAAATACTGATTTAACTAAGCCGACGCGCTCATCAAAATCAAATAAAGGCTTTTTATGATGGCCTGAGGCCACCGCAATCACTACTTCATCAAACAGCTTTACCGCGCGTTTGACTAAATCGATATGGCCATTAGTGATTGGATCAAAGGTACCAGGATATAAAATCTTGGTATGTAACTTTGAGGATTTGGAGGTATTGGCTGGGTTCATGTCAAGGCTAATATAATCGGTGGTATTGCTGCATATGCTAGCAAATTTTGCTCGAACTTAACACTTATCTGCTACATTTGTTATAACACCCAATTTACATTTGCGCTGCATGCTTTGCTACAATACTCGGTTCGACTCATCTCGTACTTAAGATGAGGAACCAGTCAGACGAGGACAGACATTATGTCAAAGAGATCAAAAAAACCTGACAATCAAATCTGTGCCAACAAAAAGGCTCGTCACGAGTACTTTATTGAAGAGACTTTTGAGGCAGGATTGTCACTGCAAGGTTGGGAAGTAAAAGCCATTCGTGCAGGTAAAATGTCGATTACCGAAGCGTATATCATATTCCGTAATGGTGAGGCATTCTTATTTGGGGCACATATTCAGCCGCTGTTATCGAGCTCGACCCATGTCAGCCCTGATAGTATTCGTACCCGCAAGCTGCTACTCAATCGCCGCGAAATCGATAAGCTGTATGGCGCAGTCAACCAAAAAGGCTATGCCTGCGTACCGCTGTCTTGCTATTGGAAACGTTCGATGGTGAAGTGTCAGATTGCGCTGGCTGTCGGTAAAAAACAACACGATAAACGCAAAACCCTAAAAGATCGTGATTGGGAACGTGATAAGCAGCGCGGCTTTAAGCAGCATTTAGACTAAAACCAATTAGATGAAAACTAAGCCGTTAAATCTAATAGCCTGCAACTAAAACGGACGATTCAATCTAGGTTGAGTCGTCCGTTTTTTTATTATAAACACTTCTTAAGAGGCTTTTCTGACCGCGTTTGGTGTAGATATGGATATTTCTAGCCCGTTATAGTTAATCCTAAATAAAAGAATAACGCCTACTAACGCGTGCGACTGGTATAAACACTAGCAGATTATCTTACGCTATCAATAACTTATCGCTACCTGAGGGCAATTCATGTTAAGATGAGCGGTTTTTGAAGATATGGGAAAACTCCTATATTTATCTTTAAAAAGCCCTAACGATTTACAGCCACATTCTTAGCTAATAGGTCCGCCCATGTCTGCCGATACCATCGCTCATACCGCCTTTAAACAAGGTACCAAACCACTTTACGACTATGATAAACATTGGGCGAGCTGCTACGAGCCAGCGCCTTATCTGCCCATGAGCCGTAAAGAAATGGACGATTTGGGCTGGGATGCTTGTGATGTCATCATCATTTCAGGTGATGCTTATGTCGATCACCCAAGCTTCGGTATGGCGATTATCGGGCGTCTATTAGAGTCGCAAGGCTTTCGCGTCGGTATCATTGCGCAGCCAGATTGGAAGAGTAAAGACGCTTTTATGGAGCTTGGCAAACCTGTTTATGCTTATGGCGTGACCGCTGGCAACATGGACAGTATGATCAACCGCTACACTGCTGATCGCAAGATTCGTAGTGATGATGCTTACTCTCCGGGTAATGTCGCCAACAAACGCCCTGACCGCGCCGCTATCGTCTATAGTCAGCGCCGCCGCGAAGCCTATCCAGATGTACCAATTATCCTAGGCGGTATCGAAGGCAGTCTACGCCGTATCGCTCATTATGATTATTGGTCAGACAAAGTTCGCCGCAGTATCCTTCTTGACTCTCGTGCTGACGTTTTATTATATGGTAATGCTGAGCGTGCCATCGTCGATGTGGTACATGGATTGTCAAAAGGCTACACTTTTGAGCAAATGAGTAAGTTACGTGGTACCGCATATTTGCTGTCACCTAGCCGTCGCCATTGGCAAGCAGACATGATCGAAGTCGCCAGTAATGATGTTGATACTGTCGGCCGTGTCGATCCTATTATCAACCCTTATGTGATGACCGAAGACGTCGATAGCTGCAAGATTGAACAAGAAAAGCCCAGCGACTCCCCCGTTGGTCAAGCGATGACAGGAATGTCAGCCCAGTATCAGGGTTTTGTCGCCGAGCCCGTCACTAATAAAGTTATCAATGCTGATCAAGTTGATACTGATACACAAGTGGTGCAAATGCGCGGTTTTGATACGCCAAATATCGAAGACACTGTAAAAGAGAGACCTAAGACCGCGCGCAAATATAAACTAAAGCTGCCAGCCCGTGAACAAACTGTCATTCGACTACCTGATTACGAGCAGGTCAAATCTGACCCTGTGCTTTATGCGCACGCTAGCCGTATCCTGCATCTTGAGACCAACCCCGGTAACGCTCGTGCGCTCGTACAGCGTCATGGTAGCGGTGCGGGTAACTCGCATACTGCTATCGATGTGTGGCTCAACCCACCACCGATTCCGCTCTCAACCGAAGAGATGGACTATGTGTTTGACTTGCCTTATGCACGCTTGCCACACCCAAGCTACGGCGATGCGCGCATTCCTGCATATGACATGATTAAGTTTTCGGTCAATATCATGCGCGGCTGCTTTGGCGGCTGTACCTTCTGCTCTATCACCGAGCACGAAGGGCGCATTATCCAAAACCGTTCTGAAGAGTCTATCTTGCGCGAAGTAGAAGCCATCCGCGATACCGCACCGAACTTTACTGGCGTGATATCTGATCTTGGTGGCCCAACCGCCAATATGTATCGTCTCAACTGTAAAGATGAGACCATTGAAAAGAATTGCCGTAAGCCATCATGCGTCTATCCTGATGTCTGTGAAAACCTCATTACCGATCACAGCAACTTGACTCAGCTCTACCGTAAAGCACGTGATATCAAAGGGGTCAAAAAAATCCTGATTGCTTCTGGTCTGCGTTACGACTTAGCGATTAAAGACCCTGAATACGTCAAAGAACTGGTCAGCCATCATGTCGGCGGTTACCTAAAGATTGCTCCTGAACATTCAGAAGAAGGCGTGCTGTCGAAGATGATGAAGCCTGGCATGGGCAACTATGACGCTTTTAAAGCCATGTTTGAACAATACAGCCAAGAAGCCGGCAAAGAGCAGTACCTTATCCCTTACTTTATCGCCGCGCATCCGGGCACGAAAGATGAAGATATGATGAACCTTGCGCTTTGGCTAAAACGCAATGGCTACCGCGCTGACCAAGTACAGGCGTTTTATCCTAGCCCGATGGCGACCGCAACCACCATGTACCACACTCATAAAGACCCGCTACATAAGGTCAGCCGCAGTGAAGGTGATATGGATATCGTCAAATCTGGCAAGCAGCGCAAACTGCACAAAGCTTTCTTACGTTTTCATGATCCCAAGAACTGGGTATTATTGCGTAAAGCATTGCAAGATATGGGACGCAGTGACTTGATTGGCAAAAACCGTGGCTGCTTAATCCCGCCATATAATGCGCATTTAGAAGGACGTGATGCCGCGCAGGATAGCTATCAGTCAGCACGTAAAAAGAACAGCCGCCTTGGTAATGACTCAGTGAAGCGTAGTAATACTTCATCTACCAAAGCGAACAAATCTGCGGGTAAAAATACCAAAAAGAGAGTGAGCAAAGGTAACTTCCAGACTCAGCATACTGGTCTACCACCACGCAAAACCAAGTAACCAAACTTACTCATCAGAGTAGAAACAAACCTATAAAAAGCGCGCATCGGCCATCAGTCGATGCGCGCTTTTTTTGTTTAGCCAATCTATTAGCTGAACTGATCTAACGTCTAAGGTAGAAGTAATAGACAAGATTAAAATTACATTGGTCGGTTTTTAAGTAACCAAGCTAACAGGTAACAAACAATTTCTAACATTGACCAGCCGTCATTTTGGTTATTATATCGTCAGATGCTTAGCGCATCGTCAAAAACAATTAAAGGTGTAATGGACAAAATTCATGCTGGTGTAGGGTCTAACGCTATATACTGTCTATATTTGCAAGGAATCAACGCTATGAATCAAAAAACTGCCCTTTTTGTAGTAATAAACACACTAAAAAGAATGGACGCAAACTAGGCAAACAACAGTACCAATGCCTATCTTGCAAACGGCAGTTTTTAGGGGGCACAAGACTCAATAACCAAATGCTTTGGACTGAATATACGCAAGGGAAACAGACGTATAAACAACTGGCTGACAAGTACCACTGTAGTCTTAAAACCATTCAAAGACGCTTAGACAAAGTGAGTATTGAGTACCAAATCAAACGACCTAAGCGTGCTAATATCATCATGGACACGACCTATTTTGGCCGTGGGTTTGGTCTCATGGTATTTATGGACAACGCCACTAGAATGGTTCTCCATTACGCTATAGTCAGTCATGAAACCAATAGTGCCTATAAGCAAGGGGTTGATTACTTAAAGGTGCTAGGCATTGATATACAAAGCATCACCTGTGATGGTAGACGAGGACTTAGAACGCTATTTACCAGTACTCCTTGTCAGATGTGCCAGTTTCATCAGATACAAATAGTGACTCGCTACCTGACTCGTCGCCCTAAGAATATCGCTAGCATTGAGCTTAGGCAGCTTACTTTGACCCTAACACAGCTTGATAAAGCCGCGTTCATAAAGTGCTTAGATCACTGGTACCTGACTCACGAAGCCTATCTCAGTGAACGTAGTACCAATGAGGATACGGGTAGAACTTGGTACACGCATAAGCGTCTTAGAAGTGCTTATCGTAGCCTGCGAACCAACAGTGATTGGTTGTTTACTTATCAAGAATATGAGCACTTAGATATACCAAATACAACCAATACGCTTGAAGGTTTATTTAGTGAGCTCAAGCGGCAATTACACAGTCATCATGGCTTAAATGAGAACCGTAAGTTACGGTTTATTAAAGACTTTTTACTCTCAAAGTCACGCAAATAGCATGAATTATGTCCATTAGCGACTACCTTCTACTTTTTAGCATGAATTTTGTCCATTACACCCAATTAAATAATGATTTTTATACTTTTGGAGACTACTATGAACACCTTAACCAAATTGGCTACTGCATTACCCGCTCTTGCACTACTTAGTGCTTGCGCCACAACTGCCCCCACTGCTCCGAGCACCCCTACTGACACCATGCCAAATTCAGCCTATGACCGTATGGCACCAACGCCTTATACTTGTACTGATGACAGTCAAATCTTGGCAAAACAATCCATCAATAAAAAACAAGCCACGATCACTGCGACTGTGCCTCAGTTAGGTTGGACAGAGCAAGCTGTCATTTTAAATGGCGGCGTAGAAGGTAATACTGCCAGCTATGTAAACGACTCTAACCCAGATATCATCTATGCTTGGCACATGAAAGAAGATCAAGGTATCCTAGCTATGAAATGGGCTAATGGTAAAGAGTACCAAGTAAACTGTCAGATAGGCAGATAATGCTATCGGTTTAGTCATTGATCAATAATGATAACCTATCACTGAGAAGCTTAGCATTACAATAAACAGTCATCCATTGGTGGCTGTTTTTTTTATGCGTGTTCTTTATGAAAGTATCTCGCTGCTTTATAGGGCAACTCCAGAGTATTCGATATTGCCAAAGTTTTTGCTTTTAATTGACGCCACGCCCTAGAGAAGCACAGGGAAAACTGTCAAAATAGCGTTTATCTTATATAACGCACGATTTATGATCGACAGTAAAGAGGACATATCAATGAGCAAGCGCCTGATAAGTACGATAATAATAACGACAGCAAGCATGTGGGCGTTCACAGGCTGTGCGGATGGCTCTGACAAAACCTCTGAAGAAGCTACAACTACCGAACCTGTGTCAGAGTCAGCACAGTCATCGACGACAGCAAAAACAATCGATTGGTCAATAGTAAAAAGCAGTGAATCACCTGCCGACCTCGCTGACTACGACTATCCGTTTGCACTCGATAGCCAAAACGTCCGCGACTATGCTGAGTATTTCAAAGTGGATAATGCTATTGCTCAGCATAATCTAACCGTGAGCATGGCCAGTAACGAAGCACTGTCTAAGGTGCTCGATCAGGTCAGTGACAGCTATACCTCGCATGAGCTGACCGATGGCAAAGATATGAAGCTTATCATTCATACCACACCTGATGTCGCTGCCAGCAGCTATGATTATGTGCTGTCCGATGACTTTGCTAAAGGGCTGGTGCTGCCTATCGTAATTTTGCCCGATGATAAGAAAGATGAGGTTGAGGGGCATGGTGAGTTGGGGGAGAATTAGATAATATTCTGGAAGCTCATCTTGAAATTAATAAGGCATTAGAACTCTATATGATTGAGCCTAAAAGTATCTTTTTTTAAATTAAAGAAAACTTCTATCTTTAGAGTAATATTTTCAATAACTATGTCTAATTGCCTTTGCATTTCTTCGAGACCCATATTACCGCTTAGTCTGTACAATACATCTTCTCGAGTAAATGTTAATGGCATTTTCTTAAGTTGTTTGTCATCTAACAAATAATGTACGAATACATTCCTTAATGAGAGTTGTTTCAATAGCCATTTAGCCTCTTTATTGCCGAAAATACCTTTGAAAAAATAAGCCTCAAGCTCTGAGGGTTGTCCCTTCATAATTATTGATTGTATTTTCTGAAGAGATTTTAAAGCGTGGTAGGTATTAATAAACTTTATTCTAATCAAGGACTCACTAGATTTTGGTAAAAGCTGAGGCATAATAAGTCTTGTGTAATTTGACCTCATTAAGATTAAAATCAGACTCGGTGAGAACCTCTTATCTTTAGTAGAGAAGCTACTACGCTTAAATAACTTATTACTTTTAATATCTATAAGTTGATATTTATTGGGGTTAACCTTAGAGTTTTGACAAGTCACCGACTCATTAAGATTAAAGATATTGAACAATGTTTGTAAATACCTACCAACTATCTCGCCTATATTATAGCCATATTCTCTTTCAGGTAAATCAGATATACCTAGCTCAAAAAGAGTAGAGTGAGTAGTTGTTATAAAATGTCCTCTATATTTAGTTAAGCCAAGGTCAGGCTGAATTAATTTCTTTAATTGAGACAACCATCCTTTATAGTCACTCTGAAACCTATCAACTTGACTAGTATTTATACCGTCTAAATTTGCTACGCCATCGTTAATATCTTGAGCATATTCAAGTAACTTGGCTCGGTGGCGCATATTTCTCAATTGCTCAATATTTTGTGTTTCAAAAGACAACTTAAACTTTGGATTAATTTTGACTAACGTATCGTAGCTTTCGATCACAAACATTGTTAATTCAGACATTAGCCCATTTATAATCATACCTTGTTCTGGAAGTTTATTTACTTGAACCACTATATCTTTAAAATATACTGCATCTAGTAATAATGCTTTTAAAGCTTGAGACTCGTTAGCTAAGTATGCGTTATTCAATTTAATACATCACCCCTTTTATAACTGAAAGAACTAATACCAAACCCAAAATATATAGTATCATCCACTTATGACTATACCAATACATAACCTAGAAGACCATGACTTTGGCAAACACTCAAAGACTGAGAGTAACCCCAGAGCCCGCCTACGCCTGCTCATCTTATACCAATATAGTATAGGCAAAGCCACCAACGATATTGCCAAAGACCTCTGCATACATCCTGAAACTGCCAGATGGACATTGAAGCGATATTATGAACGAGGACTTGAAAGTCTCTACGATCGTCATCGTCGAGGTCGTCGCAGCAAATTGGCAGAAGCAGACACAGCCGCTTTTAAAGCCATGATAGTCTCTGAACAAGAAAAGCGCGCTGGCGGTCGTCTAACCGGCAAAGACATTCAGCAATTGGCTAAAGAACACTACAACGCTCACTACACCGTTAACGGTATCTACGAGCTACTCAAGCGTATTGATATGAGTTGGATAAGTGCTCGTAGTCAGCATCCAAAAGCCGACCCACAAGCTCAAGACGCTTTTAAAAAAACTTTATAGCACAGGTTAAGGCGTCACTGCCTACTGATGTGAGCCTAGATCAAGTGGACATCTGGTTTCAAGATGAAACTCGAATAGGACAACAAGGCTCATTGACCAGAGTTTGGCATTACCGCGGTGGGCGACCTCGACTGATCAAGCAGCAACAGTTTCATTCCGCTTATCTGTTTGGTGCCTTTTGTCCAGCGACAAAGAAGGCTGTCGGCTTAGTACTGCCTTTCGTTAATAAACACACCATGTTATTGCATATGCAAGAGATTAGTAAAGCCGTTCCAAAAGGACGTCATGCGGTGGTGGTGATGGACGGCGCATTATGGCATCAACCAAGCTTGAATCAGGCTAATGTCACTATGCTTAAACTACCGCCTTATTCACCTGAGCTTAATCCCTCTGAGAGGGTATGGCAGTACCTTAAGCAAAATGAGCTATCTAATCGTTGTTATGACAGTTATGAGGCTATTGTCGATGCCGCATGCTTGGCTTGGAATAATTTGCTTAAACAGCCACAAAGAATTCGGTCGTTAACTGCTCGTGCTTGGGCGCAACTTTAATTGTTGGGTTTGGTATAATTTTTGCTTGCGAGTAATCTACCAATCTATACTCGAATAAAGCGCCATAGCATGAACAACCACTATAATAGCCTGTTGCGCGAGGGACGAGCGCCGAGTGAGTCTTTAAAGAAAAACGGCTCATGACGGGCATATTTGCCCCCTATTAAAGGAAGCGATGCTGAGGCCATGCTTTTGCGCTTCTGTCTTTTCTTCTAAATAAGACTCACTCTACCGCTCAAACTTAATCCTCTTCCAACATCGCCAAAAACGCTTCCTCATCTACTATCTTCACACCTAAGCTTTCCGCTTTGGTCAATTTAGAACCAGCCTTGTCACCTGCCAACAGTGCGGTAGTTTTTGCTGAAACACTACCAACCACCTTTGCACCAAGCGCTTGCAGCTTAGCTTTGGCTTCATC
The sequence above is a segment of the Psychrobacter fulvigenes genome. Coding sequences within it:
- a CDS encoding capsule biosynthesis protein, giving the protein MSTKQKNKIINFSLFIGLVILPWVLVIFYVMTLAHPRFISTAEVVVKQVSESGVPAGGGLSALLGVNSTSKEDATYLTEYILSNDMVKRLDNKFKFREAYHVDGSDPINEIDPEASQEELLEYFKKRVHINLDEQSYILSVSTEAFDSAYAFELNKAILGESEQFVNRISQEVARDQLVFAETQLDESQDRLNEAKEQLLTYQNTNEIYDPQANAQIVNQLIGSLQAQLSSLRTEERQLLSYLNPDAPQVVSLRSQIKAVEEQIRQEQTKLTSPNTTKLNRQAVQFETIKADVDFATELYKLSLSSLEKARLEAFKKMKNLIVISTPYEAEEALYPRRAYIIWTSLALLLMLYGFVRLVMAVIRDHRS
- a CDS encoding ABC transporter ATP-binding protein → MIEIRNISKSFMTKQGRHYLFKDLNLTIGDKQSVGLLGRNGAGKSTLLRIICGLDEPDHGEIITDSTISWPVGVAGGFQGSLTGRQNVRFVCRLYSSGPYIDEKIRFVEEFADIGNYFDMPVKSYSSGMKARLTFGLSLAFDFDYYMLDEAGAVGDAAFRKRSEAILAARREQAGFLIVSHNIGDIKRNCDIGIVLMDQTAHVFNDTKEAIEVYEEHVHKAKK
- a CDS encoding ABC transporter permease; protein product: MGAAFHALLMRELQTRFGGYRLGYLWAPLEVLFQVLIFLVIFGAIRERLVPGMDFSLFLVAGMVPFRMFQKIATRALGAVEANKGLLMYRSIKHIDVIIARSFLELVIYFFTSILLLFGLAFFDIYASLENLHIVLFCWATLFIFSFGVALIMMVVGFYGGEISKVITIFFTILYFTSGIIYPIHIIPEPYFSYLLYNPFIHNIELIRHAFAPNYPVYHVDIGYFLKWMFAVNFFGLLLYK
- a CDS encoding YfhL family 4Fe-4S dicluster ferredoxin, whose protein sequence is MALLITDECINCDVCEPVCPNEAISEGEDIYVIDPDLCTECVGHFDEPQCVVICPIDCIPQDPNHIETESDLLAKYKRITGQ
- the coaD gene encoding pantetheine-phosphate adenylyltransferase, which encodes MNPANTSKSSKLHTKILYPGTFDPITNGHIDLVKRAVKLFDEVVIAVASGHHKKPLFDFDERVGLVKSVFADLPQVSVIGFEGLLVDFMREKNATAVLRGLRAMSDFEYEFQLANMNRELDENFEAVFLTPSQNYSFISSTMIREIAKLGGDINKFVPPCVAHAFTEKLGSIKD
- the smpB gene encoding SsrA-binding protein SmpB, with protein sequence MSKRSKKPDNQICANKKARHEYFIEETFEAGLSLQGWEVKAIRAGKMSITEAYIIFRNGEAFLFGAHIQPLLSSSTHVSPDSIRTRKLLLNRREIDKLYGAVNQKGYACVPLSCYWKRSMVKCQIALAVGKKQHDKRKTLKDRDWERDKQRGFKQHLD
- a CDS encoding YgiQ family radical SAM protein, which produces MSADTIAHTAFKQGTKPLYDYDKHWASCYEPAPYLPMSRKEMDDLGWDACDVIIISGDAYVDHPSFGMAIIGRLLESQGFRVGIIAQPDWKSKDAFMELGKPVYAYGVTAGNMDSMINRYTADRKIRSDDAYSPGNVANKRPDRAAIVYSQRRREAYPDVPIILGGIEGSLRRIAHYDYWSDKVRRSILLDSRADVLLYGNAERAIVDVVHGLSKGYTFEQMSKLRGTAYLLSPSRRHWQADMIEVASNDVDTVGRVDPIINPYVMTEDVDSCKIEQEKPSDSPVGQAMTGMSAQYQGFVAEPVTNKVINADQVDTDTQVVQMRGFDTPNIEDTVKERPKTARKYKLKLPAREQTVIRLPDYEQVKSDPVLYAHASRILHLETNPGNARALVQRHGSGAGNSHTAIDVWLNPPPIPLSTEEMDYVFDLPYARLPHPSYGDARIPAYDMIKFSVNIMRGCFGGCTFCSITEHEGRIIQNRSEESILREVEAIRDTAPNFTGVISDLGGPTANMYRLNCKDETIEKNCRKPSCVYPDVCENLITDHSNLTQLYRKARDIKGVKKILIASGLRYDLAIKDPEYVKELVSHHVGGYLKIAPEHSEEGVLSKMMKPGMGNYDAFKAMFEQYSQEAGKEQYLIPYFIAAHPGTKDEDMMNLALWLKRNGYRADQVQAFYPSPMATATTMYHTHKDPLHKVSRSEGDMDIVKSGKQRKLHKAFLRFHDPKNWVLLRKALQDMGRSDLIGKNRGCLIPPYNAHLEGRDAAQDSYQSARKKNSRLGNDSVKRSNTSSTKANKSAGKNTKKRVSKGNFQTQHTGLPPRKTK